A window of Solanum stenotomum isolate F172 chromosome 3, ASM1918654v1, whole genome shotgun sequence contains these coding sequences:
- the LOC125859221 gene encoding uncharacterized protein LOC125859221 translates to MAFNKTNYGCYFFNHAEIIAIHEASRECVWLRSVTQHIQEACGLPLKEDMSTTLYEDNVACIAQLRGGYIKGDRTKLISPKFFFTHDLQKKGEIDVRQVRFSDNLADIFTKALPTSTFEKLRYKIGMRYLLDIK, encoded by the coding sequence ATGGCGTTCAACAAAACAAACTACGGTTGCTACTTCTTCAATCATGCAGAAATAATAGCCATCCATGAAGCAAGTCGAGAATGCGTGTGGTTGAGATCAGTAACTCAACACATCCAAGAAGCATGTGGTCTTCCCTTAAAAGAAGACATGTCAACCACATTATATGAAGACAATGTTGCGTGTATAGCTCAACTAAGAGGAGGATACATCAAAGGAGATAGAACAAAACTTATTTcaccaaaattcttttttacTCATGATCTACAAAAGAAGGGTGAAATAGATGTTCGACAAGTTCGTTTCAGTGATAATTTAGCAGATATATTCACCAAGGCATTACCAACGTCAACCTTTGAGAAGCTGAGATACAAGATTGGAATGCGTTATCTTCTAGATATTAAGTAA
- the LOC125859224 gene encoding uncharacterized protein LOC125859224: protein MSNLSKLEFVALDSTGKNYLSWVLDAEIHLDAKGLGDTIKQENKAPSQDKAKTMIFLRHHLHEGLRTEYLTVKDPLELWINLKDRYYHLKLTVLPKARYEWIHLQFQDFKTVTEYNFAIHKVSSILKLCGDTITDDDLLEKTFSTFHAPNVLLQQQYREKGFKKYFELITCLLVAEQNNTLLMKNHEARPTGSAPFPEANVVATHNQSESRENNSRGRGHGRGRGRGRGRGRGRGRNNYRHFGGNKHESNKNSQNNPSRGRINICH from the coding sequence ATGTCAAATCTATCAAAGCTTGAGTTTGTGGCACTTGATAGTACCGGAAAGAATTATTTGTCATGGGTCCTTGATGCTGAAATCCACCTTGACGCTAAAGGTCTTGGTGATActattaaacaagaaaataaagcaCCAAGTCAGGATAAAGCGAAGACCATGATTTTTCTCCGACATCATCTTCATGAGGGATTAAGAACTGAATATTTAACTGTGAAAGACCCCCTTGAATTATGGATTAATTTGAAGGATCGGTATTACCACCTAAAACTTACGGTGTTACCAAAAGCTCGATATGAGTGGATACACCTtcaatttcaagattttaaaacTGTAACTGAGTATAATTTTGCTATTCATAAAGTAAGTTCCATATTAAAATTATGTGGAGATACTATCACTGATGATGACTTACTTGAGAAGACTTTTTCCACATTTCACGCTCCAAATGTGTTGTTACAACAACAATACCGTGAAAAGGggtttaagaaatattttgaattaattacatgCCTACTTGTGGCTGAGCAGAATAATACTTTGTTGATGAAAAATCATGAAGCCCGTCCCACTGGGTCTGCTCCATTCCCTGAAGCGAATGTTGTAGCAACACATAATCAATCTGAATCAAGAGAAAATAATTCTCGTGGACGTGGCCATGGTCGTGGACGAGGACGTGGACGTGGACGTGGACGTGGTAGAGGTCGAAATAATTATCGTCATTTTGGTGGAAATAAACATGAGAGTAacaaaaattctcaaaataatCCTTCTCGAGGTAGAATCAATATTTGTCACTGA